From a region of the Triticum aestivum cultivar Chinese Spring chromosome 7D, IWGSC CS RefSeq v2.1, whole genome shotgun sequence genome:
- the LOC123164426 gene encoding uncharacterized protein, with amino-acid sequence MVAEQERAVYSAEAQILAARVAAATDRRDSSPPTSKLSTGKMNPRAPEWNKRLKIVLLHRAEHRAQTMGKAACCKTYANAVTGLKYLLSKLKHLKLDVLC; translated from the exons ATGGTGGCGGAGCAGGAACGGGCAGTGTACAGCGCCGAAGCTCAGATCTTGGCGGCCAGGGTAGCGGCGGCCACGGACAGGAGAGACAGCTCACCCCCGACGTCGAAGTTGTCAACTGGGAAGATGAATCCCCGGGCACCTGAATGGAATAAGAG GCTGAAGATAGTGCTGCTGCACCGAGCAGAACACCGTGCTCAAACCATGGGCAAAGCCGCGTGCTGCAAAACATATGCAAATGCGGTTACGGGCCTCAAATATCTTCTCAGCAAACTAAAACATCTCAAGCTGGATGTGCTCTGCTAG